One window of the Emcibacter sp. genome contains the following:
- a CDS encoding NADH:flavin oxidoreductase has protein sequence MWKPPEKIKCLPDPGVWPSVEEVASSRLFSPLKHGNLELLQRTWIPAMVPWRATEEGEVTDAVVEWYERFARGRPGAIVVEATGIRDVPSGPLLRIGHDRYIEGLKRIVEAVKHASGGETKLYIQIIDFLSIRRRPARDKFLGRFLRITDAHRAALGAEDWSEQTVREALMVLENEELYKILDPREQEDLERGHRERVTDTELPHIRDLPEVLPELFANAARRAKEAGFDGVELHYAHAYTMASFLSKLNTRDDGYGGSPEARVRLPLEVYDACRQAVGDDYVLGCRMLSEDCIDGGSTLEDTTFYAKRFAEAGMDFLSFSRGGKFEDALQPRVGDAIYPYTGPSGYECMPQFISDVKGPYGRNVEPTAHIRQSLREAGLNTPVVVAGGIHGFHQAEDILAADKADVIGLARQAMADPDWFLKVKTGAGAAVNVCKYTNYCEGLDQKHKVVTCQLWDREALDEPGISKTDDGKRRLTAPLWKREEA, from the coding sequence CGGGTGTCTGGCCGAGTGTCGAAGAAGTCGCCTCGTCGCGTCTGTTTTCCCCGCTGAAGCACGGCAATCTGGAGCTTCTTCAGCGCACCTGGATTCCGGCCATGGTGCCCTGGCGGGCGACGGAAGAAGGCGAGGTCACCGATGCGGTGGTGGAATGGTATGAACGTTTTGCCAGGGGACGGCCCGGCGCCATTGTGGTGGAAGCCACCGGCATCCGCGATGTGCCCTCCGGCCCGCTGCTGCGGATCGGCCATGACCGCTATATCGAGGGGCTCAAACGCATTGTCGAGGCGGTGAAGCACGCCAGCGGCGGGGAAACAAAGCTGTATATCCAGATCATCGATTTCCTGTCCATCCGCCGCCGTCCGGCCCGGGACAAATTCCTCGGCCGGTTCCTCAGGATCACAGATGCCCATCGTGCGGCGCTGGGGGCGGAAGACTGGTCCGAACAGACGGTGCGTGAGGCCCTGATGGTGCTGGAGAATGAGGAGTTATACAAGATCCTCGACCCGCGGGAGCAGGAAGATCTGGAGCGTGGCCACCGGGAACGGGTGACCGATACCGAGCTGCCCCATATTCGCGATCTGCCCGAGGTCTTGCCGGAGCTGTTCGCCAATGCGGCGCGCCGGGCGAAGGAAGCGGGCTTCGACGGGGTCGAATTGCATTACGCCCATGCCTATACCATGGCCTCTTTCCTCTCAAAGCTGAACACGCGGGACGATGGTTACGGCGGCTCGCCCGAGGCCCGGGTGCGCCTGCCGCTGGAGGTGTATGACGCCTGCCGCCAGGCGGTGGGGGATGATTATGTGCTCGGCTGCCGCATGCTGTCGGAGGATTGCATTGACGGCGGCAGCACGCTGGAAGATACGACATTCTATGCCAAAAGATTTGCCGAAGCCGGCATGGATTTCCTGTCTTTCTCCCGCGGCGGCAAGTTCGAGGATGCGCTGCAGCCCCGCGTCGGTGACGCCATCTATCCCTATACCGGGCCCAGCGGCTATGAATGCATGCCCCAGTTTATCTCCGATGTCAAAGGCCCCTACGGCCGCAATGTGGAGCCCACGGCCCATATCCGTCAGAGCCTGCGCGAGGCCGGGCTGAACACGCCTGTCGTTGTGGCCGGCGGCATTCACGGCTTTCATCAGGCGGAGGATATCCTTGCCGCCGACAAGGCCGATGTGATCGGGCTCGCCCGCCAGGCCATGGCCGACCCGGACTGGTTCCTGAAGGTGAAAACCGGTGCGGGCGCTGCGGTCAATGTCTGCAAATATACCAATTACTGCGAAGGCCTCGACCAGAAGCACAAGGTGGTGACCTGCCAGCTCTGGGACCGGGAGGCGCTCGACGAGCCGGGGATCAGCAAGACCGATGACGGCAAACGCCGCCTGACCGCACCCTTATGGAAGCGGGAAGAGGCCTGA
- a CDS encoding helix-hairpin-helix domain-containing protein, giving the protein MSVIDPRRLIDLTSVGPATVRDLELLGITTVNQLKDCDGEDLYRRLCLETGEQHDICCLDVFNCAIAQARDANLPREQRMWWYWSRRRKMSE; this is encoded by the coding sequence ATGTCCGTTATTGATCCTCGAAGACTAATCGATTTAACTTCCGTCGGCCCGGCCACGGTCCGGGATCTCGAGTTGCTGGGCATCACCACGGTGAACCAGTTGAAGGATTGCGACGGGGAAGATCTTTACCGCCGGTTATGTTTGGAGACCGGGGAGCAACATGATATCTGCTGCCTCGATGTCTTCAACTGCGCTATCGCCCAGGCCCGGGATGCGAACCTGCCCAGGGAACAGCGGATGTGGTGGTACTGGAGCCGCAGGCGCAAGATGAGTGAATAA
- a CDS encoding TMEM165/GDT1 family protein: MDPFLTSTLTVALAEIGDKTQLLSLFLATRYRNKMAIIMGILVATLINHGISAWAGNWAVGYVPEDISRWIVGGSFILLAFWLLIPDKDGDGDGKFDKYGAFVASLVLFFLAEIGDKTQVATVVLGAQYDSVLIVTLGTTLGMLIANVPVVYMGEALMRRLPMKAAHIAAAILFAVVGMVTIFF, encoded by the coding sequence ATGGACCCTTTTCTCACTTCCACCCTGACCGTGGCGCTGGCCGAAATCGGCGACAAGACCCAGCTTCTGTCGCTGTTCCTTGCCACCCGCTACCGCAACAAGATGGCCATCATCATGGGCATATTGGTGGCGACCCTCATCAACCACGGCATATCCGCCTGGGCCGGCAACTGGGCGGTGGGTTACGTGCCGGAGGACATCAGCCGCTGGATCGTCGGCGGCAGTTTCATCCTGCTGGCCTTCTGGCTGCTGATCCCGGACAAGGACGGTGACGGCGACGGCAAGTTTGATAAATACGGGGCCTTTGTCGCCTCGCTGGTGCTGTTTTTCCTGGCGGAAATCGGTGACAAGACCCAGGTGGCCACCGTAGTGCTGGGCGCACAATATGATTCCGTCCTAATCGTGACTTTGGGCACCACATTGGGCATGCTGATCGCCAATGTGCCGGTGGTGTATATGGGGGAGGCCCTGATGCGCCGCCTGCCCATGAAAGCCGCCCATATTGCCGCGGCGATCCTGTTTGCGGTGGTGGGGATGGTGACGATTTTTTTCTGA
- a CDS encoding aromatic-ring-hydroxylating dioxygenase subunit beta, with protein sequence MSTQPDIQELEAFLYHEADLLDSLDLRAWIELFTEDGDYWMPVTPDQADPLNHISIFYDDRAMMTIRYHNLDHAQAPSKQYPVRSSHLLGNVRLLEFDEETGNCTVKSNFQAVTFYRTQTVFAGTCTHTLVREGETYKIKRKRVDLINCDASHGSIISYI encoded by the coding sequence ATGAGTACTCAACCCGATATACAGGAACTCGAGGCCTTCCTCTATCACGAGGCCGATCTCTTGGACAGCCTCGACCTCCGCGCCTGGATCGAATTGTTTACCGAGGACGGCGATTACTGGATGCCGGTGACGCCGGACCAGGCTGACCCGCTCAACCATATCTCGATCTTTTATGACGACCGGGCGATGATGACCATCCGCTATCATAACCTGGATCATGCCCAGGCCCCGTCCAAGCAATATCCGGTGAGAAGCTCGCACCTGCTGGGCAATGTCCGGCTACTGGAGTTTGACGAGGAGACCGGCAACTGCACGGTGAAGTCGAACTTTCAGGCCGTAACCTTTTACCGGACCCAGACCGTCTTTGCCGGCACCTGCACCCACACGCTGGTGCGGGAGGGAGAGACATACAAGATCAAGCGCAAGCGGGTCGACCTGATCAACTGCGACGCCTCGCACGGCTCGATTATCAGTTATATTTAG